The region GTACTCGCGGTACAGTATGCGGGAGAATTCCACCGGTGTCGGCACCACGCCGCCCGGCCTGCCGTGGAAGACCACGCGCCCCCTGCCCTCCAGCGAGAGCAGCACATCCTCGACCATCTGTCCCGTGCTCATCTCGAAGACTACGAAGTCCTCGATGCGGAGGGCGAGATCCTGCAACGGTACTTTCGGGAACGGCCACAGGGTGATGGGCCGTAGCAACCCCGCGGGGACCCCCTCCTTTCGAACGCGCTTGATGGCCGCCTTCGCGATGCGCGCCGTGGTGCCGTAGGCGACGGCGACGATTTTGGCGTCGTCGAGCATATATCCTTCGTACAGCGTTTCATTCTTCGTAATGACCTGGTACTTGCGCTCCAGCTCCCAGTTGTGTCGCTCCATCTCCATCACGTCGAGAATGAGCGAGGCCATGTAGCGGCTGGGGCCCTCGCCGCGCCCCTTGAGCGCCCATTCCTTTTCGGGAAGACCCACGAGAGGCTCGGGGAACTCCACCGGCTCTTTCATCTGTCCGAGCATGCCGTCGCCCAGAATCATTACGGGCGTGCGATACCGGTCGGCGACGTCAAACGCGACCCTGGTGAGATCCGCAACCTCCTGCAACGAGCCGGGCGCGAAAACTGGCGTGCGGTAATCGCCGTGCCCGCCGCCGCGAGTGGCCTGAAAATAGTCTCCCTGGGCCGGCGCGATATTGCCCAGACCCGGCCCGCCGCGCATCACGTTGACGATGACCGCCGGAAGCTGAAACCCGGCCAGGAAGGATATGCCCTCCTGCTTGAGGCTGATGCCGGGGCTTGATGATGAGGTCATTACCCTCACCCCGGTCGCCGCGGCGCCGATGACCATGTTGATTGCCGCCGTCTCGCTCTCCGACTGTAAAAACACCCCGCCATTGCGCGGCAGGTGCTCGGCCATATACTCGCCAATCTCATTCTGCGGCGTGATTGGATAGCCGAAATAGCTGCGGCATCCCGCGCGTATGGCGGCCTCGCCGAAAGCATGGTTTCCGCTCATGAATACCTTACTCACCATATACCTCTATCGCGACCTCGGGGCACACGAGCACGCACACTTCACACCCGGTGCATTCCTTTTCATCGTCGGGGCTGGCGTAATAATAACCGGCCTTGTTGAGGCCGGCGGAGGGGCCGAGGACCCCTTTCTTGCAATAGATGATGCACAGATTGCATCCCTTGCAAAACTCCGATCGTACGACAACCCGGCACTTTGTCTTGGCCATTGATGATACACCCGTATTTTCGCCGGGCCGCGCCTAACCGTCCCCGGCAGGCGGTCTCCGGATATGATTGATAGAACCAAGTATTCATGCGCCTTTTTTGTCAAAGACTTTTTGCCCATAATTTTTCTTTGACACGTATGCCGGCAAAGGGATAGTGGGAGGGTGGCTGTGAAGATACGAAACGCTCTGGACTCCGATCTGGACACCGTCTACTCCCTCGAAAACGAGTGGATGCAGTCACCGTGGACCCGCATGGGATTTGAGAACGAGCTTTCCAACACCTTCTCGCATTTCGTGGTCGTCGAAAATGAAGACGGGATAGCCGGGTATGCGGTGGCCTGGGAGGTCAGCGGCGAGATACAACTAAACCGCATCGTGGTGCGCGGCGACCTGAGGCGCAGGGGTTTCGGGCGAGCCCTCCTCGGCCATCTCCTCCGGGAGATGCGCCCGCCGGACGCCGGCAGGGTCCTGCTGGAGGTGCGCGCGCGAAACGACGCCGCCCGTTGCTTTTACCGCGCGGCTGGATTCATCGAAACGGGACTCAGGAAGCGATACTACGGAGACGACGACGCCGTATTAATGGAGCGGACGATCTGATGAAGGTAAAAGACGTGAGCTTTTTAAAAAGCGTTTTTTCCGCCTCGGCGTTTCCGGCTCTGCCTTATCCTGAATTCGCCTTTATGGGCCGCTCGAACGTGGGAAAATCGTCCCTTATCAATATGCTCACCGGCAAGAGGGACCTCGTCAAAACCGGTTCTCGGCCTGGAGTCACGAAGAGCGTCAATTTTTTCATACTGAACGGCGGGATTACCCTGGCCGACCTTCCCGGCTTCGGATACGCCAGACTCCCGGCGTCGGTCCGAAGCGGCTTCCTCCCGCTAATTCACAGCTACATCCGGAACCGCGATAATCTCAGGCTCGTGTTTCTGCTGATCGACATCCGCCGTCTTCCGGGTGATTTCGAGCTGGAGATGATCACCCTCCTTGCCGAAAGGGGCGTTCCGGTCGCGGTGGTGGCGACTAAATGCGACAAGTTTACGCGCGGCAAGCGGTCGGCCTCCGCACGGGCTATCGCGGACGCGCTTTCCGTGGGCGTCGATTCCGTCTTTTTTTCCTCGGCAAAAACAAACGACGGCAGGAAAGAGATGCTGGGGCTTATCGACGAATACAGCAGGGCCAAGGCGGTGGAATAATCAACACAGGGCCGGACGAACGCCTGACCCCGCCACACCCTGCGGTCCGGGGTAACGGAAATCACCGCACCCCGTCTGGAAGCACGGCGATTCAGTAACTGGTCGACTCCTTGAGGAACTCGAACATCTGGCTGTCCGAATCCTTTATACCCTTTGCGTACGTTTCGGCGATGGAAAGGAGTACCTGGTAGAAGTATTCAAGATGCGGCACCATGAACTCCCGCTTCAGGCTGTTCCGCACCGGGAAGGCCGTGGAGTTCTTCACCTCGCCGAGGCGTCGACCGTCGAGGAGCTTTCTCCCGTTGATGGTATGAGTGAACACGATATCATCGGTTCCCGCCGCCGAAGGCGCGGTATCCATGATCGTCACCTGTGTGGAAAGAGCGCCATTATAATCGCGATCGATGATTTCCGACTCGATCTTCGAAACACCCGAACCCGTCGAGTATATCTTTATGATCTTTTTCCTCAAACGCGTGACCTGCTTGGTCAACTCGTCCCTCTCGAAGCTGTGCCGCTGGATTTCGATATGGCCGTCGCCAAGGATGTAGCTTACCTGAAAGGGCAGCAGCCGTATGTCTTTGACCGTCATGAGCTTGTACCGGCTTATCACATCCTCGATCTTTTTGCTGATCGAAACGATCTGCTCATCGAGCGCCCTGCCATCGTTCTCGAGTTTTTCGGAAATTAGCGTACTTCCACGCTCTCCTTCCTTCTTCTCCTGAGACCAGACCGCCGGGGCCGTCAGCATCACCGCCGTCACCAGGCATACAACAGCCATTAAAACTCTTTTCATCGTGATATCCTCCGCGAAAATGCCCCTGATGCCATTACTGGGGTCACTGCATTGCTTCCCACCGCCGGAAACCCCATCCCCGCAAGCCATTAAGAATCACCGGGCGACAACGGTTATACAACACGTCTGATAATAGCACAGGGAAACGAACCGGCCCAGTTATATTTTCGCAAAAATACGCGTCTAATTCAAGGACATTTTAAGACCGATCGCGCCGACATAGCATATAATTCTTTTTACCGGTATTACCGATAATACACCATAAGCCCTGGAGACGGGAATCCCATCGTGGATAGTCACCGCGTCAACCGGGTATTCAAGCCATTGAGACGGTGCTCCAATGTACAACATCCTGGTCGTCGACTTTTCCCCGGATCGCGAAACCATCGCGCGGATATTCCGCGAGGCCGGATACGCGGTCATCGCCTGCGAGTCCGCCTTCGACGCCATGGCAAAGCTCAAATCGAACGATTTCGACCTCATAGTTTCCGAGGTGGAGCTTCCCGGCGACAACGCCTTCGACCTGTACAACTATATCAACACCTACTACCCCTTCATCCCCGCCATCATGATAACCGAGAAGGACATCGATACGTTCTTCGAGCACATATTCCGCGAGGGGATAGGCAATGTTTTACGCAAGCCGCTGCGGGAAAAGGAACTTGTGAGCCTGGCCCGGAAACTCATCACCCGGAAAAACATCTTCGGGCTGGACAATTACATGGACGCCCCCGCGGAGGGAATCCGAAAGATCCGTATTAACGCCTCGGACCAGATACGTCCAGCGATAACGGCCCTCTTACAGCAGTTCGAGGAGTGGAGCGTCAAAGTGAAAAACAAATCGGTGCTCAACCTCATCCTCAACGAACTCATCATCAACTCGGTCTATCACTCGCACGGCCACACGAAGGAGAAAGAGGAGCGATTGCCGGTGAAGCTTAAAAAGGGCGAATTCGTGGACCTTTTTTTCTCTCAAAACGAGCAGGGTTATGGAATCTCGATCACCGATTACAAGGGCAACCTGACCAAGCAGAAGATACTGGAGAGCATCAGGAGAGCGGTCGAGGAGTCCCAGATGATTCTGCGCGCTTTCGAGACGGGAGAGGAGATATCGGACAAGGTCTCCGAAACCGGCCGGGGCATCGACCTGGTTCGAAAGCTCACGACCGAGTATTACTTCGTCATCCGTAACAAGGTCCGCACCGAGATCATCCTGCTCTTCGACCGCGAGCCGCCTGCCGGATACGAAACGCACTCCTCGCTCAAAATCATCGAAGACCCAAACTGAACGCCCGGCCGGCCGCGAATGCCACCGCCAGGCAGACGAAAAAACCCACGGCGACGTACCACAGCCAGAACAGACCGGTGAACGCCATCACCGCCGTCACCGTCGCCACGCCCGCGAAAACACCGCAAAGGGCCGCGCGGTCATCGACGCCTGAAGTGAACCGCCCCAGTACAAATATCCCCAGCATGCCGCCATACGTGACCGATGCTATCGAGAGTCCCACCTCGACCAGCGGGTTTTTGGAGTCGTGAAAGAGCATTGAGACGCCTATGATCGCGAGCGTCCAGAAAAGGGCGATTCCCCGCGCAACGGCCACCTTTTTTCGCTCCGGGATGGAGCGTTCATCCAGCCGCAGAAGGTCCAGCGCGGTTGACGACGAAAGCGAGTTGATCGACGAGCTGAGCGTGGACATCGCCGCGGCGAAGATTCCGGCGAGCATGAGGCCGCGCAGCCCTACGGGGAGATGGTTCACGATGAAATACGGAACCACGGAATCGCTCGATGCGAAGGGCCGCGCGTCAAGAAGCACCTTAATGAATAGTCCGAACAGAAGAAAGAGCGCTATCTGGGCTATGACAACCAGGCCGCTTCCAATCATCGCCTTCCGCGCCGACTCCATGTCGCGGCAGGCCAGCACGCGCTGCACCAGCAGGTGATCGGTGCCGTGCGAGGCGAACGAGAGAAATGCGCCACCGATGATGCCGGTAAAAAGGTTATAGGAGCCGAACAGCTTCCCCGCCACTCCTCCGAGTCCCGTCGAGATGAATGACAGGTCAGCGGCCGGAATGAGGGCGAAGATTCCTCCAAACGAAAGTGCAAGTTCCTCCATTACACACCAGAGCCCCAGCCCCACGCAGAACAGGTACAACGCGAGCTGCAACGCGTCGGTCACGATGACGGCCCGTATTCCTCCATAGAACGTGTATATGAACGTGGCGGCTCCTATGACCGCGAGGGACAGCCGGTAGTCCCATCCGATCATCACCGTGAGCGGTATGGCGGTGGCGAAGAGGCGCACGCTGTCGGCGAAAAGACGCGTTACGTGAAATATCACCGATACCGTTTTGCGCGATGCCTGACCGAACCGGCGCTGGAGGAACTCGTAGACGGTCTCGTACTCGCCCTGAAAATATTTCGGCAGCAGAAAAGCGGCGACCAGTACGCGGCCAAGAAGGTAGCCGAAGGTTACCTGTATAAATCCCGTCCCGCTTGCGTAGGCGAGGCCGGGAATCGAGATGAAGCTTAGGCTCGATGTCTCCGTCGCGACTATCGAGAGGCACACCAGGCCCCAGTGTACCGAGCGATTGCCGAGGAAATAGTCGCGCACGCTCGTCCCGCCGGAAAACCGAAGTCCGATTATATTGATGATTACGATGTATAGTACAATGACGGCGATGTCGATGGTCATCGGGCTTTTTTCAGCATCATCTCCATTACCTGGGCCTTGATTCTGCCGGTGTATTCGGCATAGTTGAACGCGGCCCTGTCGAGCACGTACTGGATGATGGCCCCCTGGATGAGCGAAACGATCACCATGGCGATGTAGGGGACATCCACCCTGCGGAAGATGCCGTCCCGTATCCCCTCGTTGAGAATCGCGCCCACCTCTATCCGGAAGCTCTCGAAAAGCTTGACGTTGGCCCGGCGTATGCGTTCGTTGTGATTGATCTGCGTCCAGAAATCGATGAGCACGTGGAAGTAGTCCTTCTCCCGCTCGACCAGGTTGAAGGCCTGGTCGAGGAATATCGAGAGCTTCTCGCGGGGATCATCGGATTTCGCGAGCGCCCTGTTGAGGTAGACACGCAGGTTGGTGTTCATCTCCTTGAGCAGTGTGAAGAGGAGCTCCTGCTTGTCCTTGAAGTAGTAGTGTACAAGCCCGGTCGAGAGACCGGCCTCGCGCGCGATGTCCTTGATGGTGAAGTTGTAATACCCCTTGCGGCTGACCACACGGTAGGCCGCCGCCGTTAGCTGGGTGCGGCGAAGGTTGATAATGTCTTTGTTGTTACGCTGCGCCGGCGCCTTCGTCCTGGCGGCGCCTTTTTCCTGTTTCTCCATTATCACTTCCGCACTCCGATCGCCCTGCGTATGAAATCCACCATTCCCTTGATAACGCGCTCGTCGTCCTCGAGAGCGTCCTCTCCGATGAAGGTGAGGAGGCGCTCCTTGTAATACTCGGACGTGTATGAGAACTGCATAAGGACGATGATGTTGTCTATGCAATACGAGGCCACGCGAACGTCGATTGCGGGATCGACCAGTCCCTGAGCCTTGGCCTCCATCAGATAATTGCGGTAAAAGACCGCCGATATGTTCTCGATTTTACGGGAAAGCCTGGCAGAGAGATGAGCGAGGCTCTCGGTGGTGATGTCCTGGTAGAGCTGCACGAACTGGGGGTGCGAGCGCGAGTGCCTCTGGGCCACCCTGATGATCGTTTCGAGTTTTTGAAAGATGTCGCCGTTTGCCAGGTCGGCGCCGGCGAACGCCTCCTCGAGCAGCTTGTAGCCCTCGTCGACAATGGTTAAAAAAAGATGCTCCTTGCTTGAAAAGTAATTGTACATTGAGCCGATGCTTATTCCGGCCTTGTTCGCGATGACGTTTACGTTCGCGCCGTTGAATCCCTTTTCTGCGAATTCCACGGTTGAGATTTTAATGATCTTCTCACGCTTCTTGTCCGATATTTTATCGAAGGTGTCCTTATGATATTTGCCCGATGCTTCTTCAGGGATACGCCTTTTCCTTGCTGCGCTCATTTCCGCTCCTTTTGTATCCGTCCCCGGTTCGTTTATTGGTTTATTCCGGCGACAGTTGTTGGTTTCCGTTTCATTTCGTCATTTCAGCGCGCCGATCGCCTCACACAATCCCAGGAGGACGTCCCTTCCCTCTCCGTCCATTCCCAGCGAGGGAACGGCCCCTACGGCCTCGCGGACCAGACTCCGGTGCATCTCTTCGGAGGCGGCCAGCGCACCGCTTTCCCGCATGATGGTCCGAATACGCGAAATGTCGGTCTTCGTCTTTCCGGGCCTGGTAAAGAGCGTCTCGAAGTGCTTTCTTCCACCGGCATCGAGGCGCTCCATCGTATTCTGCACCAGCACGGTCTTCTTTCCCTCAATAATATCGGAGTCCGCAGATTTCCCCATCTCGATTTTATCGCCGAAGACGCCCAGTATGTCGTCGCGCACCTGAAACGCGTGGCCCAGCGGCAGGGCAAAGCGCTTGATGGCGCGCCTCCGGCGGGCGGTGGCCGCTCCCGCCAGCGCGCAACCCATAAGCAGCGGATAATACGCGGTGTAATAAGCGGTCTTCATCATCCCTATCTCCCAGGCTGACGTATCGCCGGTGCGGAGGGCAAGCGGCATGGTATTGATGATATCGAGAATCTGTCCCCAGGCCGTGCGCTCGTAGGTGCGCGCGAAAAGCCCGAGGAAGCTCTCTCTCGCCGCGCCGTCGATCTTCGCTCCGAGAATGAGCTGAAGCGCATCACAGAAAAGCACATCGGCGGCGACCAGGGCGACGTCGCTCCCAATGCACGAATTTCGCGTAAGGCCTGCGAACCGCCGCTGCATGACCAAATGAAAGGCCTCGCCGCCGCGCCGCACCGCGGATCGGTCGATAATATCGTCCTGTATGAGAAGGAAGGAATGCATTATCTCGAGCGAAGAGGCGATCGCCACGATTTCCTTCAGGATTGACGCTTCGCCGCCGTACCCGCGGAACGCCGCGATGAGCACCAGCGGCCTGATGCGTTTACCCGGCCTCAGGCAGTATTCCGCAAGGTCGCTCCAGATGCCGGCCATGAATTCGTGTTCGGCGCCCTTTTTTTTGCCTGCGAAGTATTTCTCTATTGACAGGTCGATTCGCGGGGAATACTTTTCAGCGAACCGGTTAAAGTGCCGCGCCTGCGGTGTCGGATTTTCTTTCGTCTCTTTCATCGTCTGTAGGGCGGCGGACCTCTTGCCGAGCGTGATTACGAAGTGAGGAGCTTAAAGCGGGCGCATGATCGTGTCAATAGATTTTCTCCGCGCGGCGGCCGCATGAGAAACGCCGCATACATAACGCTGGCACTCGCCATCCTCGTTTGGCTGCTTTTTGTAAACGATTACCGTTACGGCCGTTTTTCGCCGCCGCTCGATCCGGCCGCGCTAAATGACCGTGAAATTACCCCGAACGCTCCGGCGCGCCGTACACCGCAGTATCCGGCCGTTCTCCTGTTCATCCTCGACGGCGCCACGCGCGACGCGCTCTACAACCCGTCCCTCTGCCCCGAGATTACGTCCCGATGGTTGAAGTTCGGACTGCGCTACGAGGACGCGAGGGCGATGCCCCCGTCGGTGTCCGCGCCGAACTACTTTTCCATCTTGTCAGGTGCTCCCCCTTCGGTTCATGGCATCGTCAACAACGAGGTCCGGTCCCGGCGGGACCTGCACGCACCCACGGTTTTTCAGTCAATCTCGGATGCCGGTCTTGACTCGCGCCTTGTGGGCTTCAACTGGTATAAAGATTTGTTCGGCCACCTGGCGTCGTATACACCGGCGGAATGCTGCGAAAAGGACGACCCCGCGGAGGTCGCCGGCGCCGTTTCGGACATGATTCGACATGCCGACCTTCCCTTCTTCACGGTCGCGCATTTTCTCTCGCCGGACAACGCGGCGCACGCCACGGGGTCCAATAAAAGCGAGCGCTATCTCGGTTCCATTAAAACGATCGACAGCCTTCTCGGCGGCATCTTCCGCCTGCTCGACCGCGTATATCCAGGGGCGCTGGTCATCATAACGTCGGACCACGGTATGAACGTGGACGGAAACCACGGCGGGCTGGACATGAACTCCATTCGGGTGCCGCTGTACCTGCTCTCGCCGTCGCTTCCGCACGCCGGCGTCTCCCGCACGGTTTATCACGCCGCCATCGCGCCCACCGTCGCCGCGGCGGCCGGAGCGGCCCTTCCTGTGCTCTCCGCGGTTCCTCCGCTTGCCGAAGCGCTCGATGCACGCGCAAAGGAATACCTGAGGGATTCAATCCGGCTGCGCGAGCGCATGATTGCCGCCTTCCGCTTCATGTATCCGATCATCCCCGCGCCGAAGTTCGTCGCGCACGAGGACGACGCACAGCGTGACGCGCGCCTCACCGCCGCCATAATGGAAAGACCCGCGCGCGACAAGGAAACGCTTTTGCTTTACCAGCGGCTTGCGTTTTCACTCGCGCTTCTTTTTCTCGCGGCCATGGCCATGCGTCGCATGCCGGCGGGCACAACCACCGTCCTGCTCGTTAACGGAACCGTGGTGGCGGCCGCGGGGGTCGCCATGCGCGTTGTTTTTTCGGCGCATGCGTATGCCGCCGCGGCATCGATTTACACTATCGTTATTGTTATCATCACGGGGCTGAGTATTGCACTGCTGCGACGAAGCCCGCTGTATCTGCAACTGCGCGTCCCCGGATCGTTCATTGATCTGGCGGCGCTCCTGTTGCTTGAAACCGCGATCATCGGCGCCTGCTTCCTTCCGCTTTACACGTTCGCGCCCGATGAAAATATATTCGGCGTGCGCTTCCTCGCCCTCGCGCTGTGGTCTCCGGCCATCATGATGCTTCTTATAAAACTGATAATGGCGGTGGAATCCCGCGTATTCCTGCTGGCCGGCGCAACCGCAGGGGCGCCTGTCGGCGGCGATCATCACCCCGCCTGAACCGCGCCACGCCATAATTATTTTAATCGTTTCATTGACATTTCGGCCGCTTTGTCGTACATTGAGTCCTTGCGGCGATCCTAAAATCCGGAACAGTTTTAACGAAAGTATGTTCCGTTATCGCTGAAGCGATACGGGAAAGCCGGTTTTCCTTTCCGTTGCATGCGTCACGTTTATAAATCTGGAGGAACGACATGAGGAGAATCTCTGGCAATCTGGCGAAGCGCCTTGCGGTTTTGGTCTTCGTCGCGGCGTTCGGAACGCAGGCGTTCGCGGACGAGGTTAACAGCACAAACGGCGGACTCATGCTGCACGGCGGTATCGGCGCGGGGAGCGCGATATTCGGATTCGTCCAGAACACGGACAGCAGCTCCGAGCTCGGGACGGGCAGCAGCACCGGATTCGACTTGGGCATGCTCCTGAACTACCACATGTTCGCGGCGGGCCTTGGATTCACGCGCGTATCCTTCGATACGCTGGAGTGGAAAGAAGAATCTGGAGGTACTGAATATGAGCTTGAATCCGAGGGCTCAGGCTATTTCTGGACTTTAGATGCCACCTTCGGCATTAAGGCTTTTACTGAAGCCGGCGACATGGGATTCACTCACTTCTTCGTCGGTTTGCGTGCGTGGAAGGCATTTCGCGAACAGGATAGTGTCAGTTCTGATCTTGGACCGCTCCCCCCTGGAGTCAGTACGGGCAAATACGAAATGTACGGAAGCGGATGGATCGCCGGCTTCCGCGATTTCAGCACGCTCCCGCTGGGAATTTTTTCACTTGCCCTGCAGTCCGGTCTGTGGGTATATCATGCTCCAATACGCGATTTGAAGGTAAACGATAGCGGAATAAAAATAAAGGATGATCAAAGCGTCGGATTCGGGCTGGAACTTGGAATCGGCGCGGCGTTCGAAGAAATGGGCCTGTCGATAATCGGCGGCCTCAAGATGGACATCACCGCGACGGCGTTTACCTATACATCCATAGACGCGGTCGCCGGCGCGGGATACGCGCAGTTCTTTCTTGTGCTGAAGAAGGAGTTCGCGCTGTAGGCCCGCATTCGGAAGCACCGCGCAAGGCGATTAAAACCGTATCGCGGTTTTAATCGCCTCGTATCGCGACTTGTTCAGGTTCACCCCGATCATGGCGCGGTAGTCGTCGATCGGAAAGGTATGCGTGAGCATATCGTCCACCCGCACCTTCTTCTTCGCGATGAGCTCCAGGGCCGTCTCGAACACCTGTTTCTTCCCTCCGCCTTTTACCGGGTTGTACCGATAGCCGTAACACCCCCTGACCGTCTGAAGCTTGAGCCACAGCGGCGTGAGGTCCAGGTTGACGTTCTTGCCGATTCCGATAACCGAAAGCGTCCCATCGGCGGCCAGTATCCGCAGCGAGAGGTTCAGCGTGTCGGCATGCCCCACCGTATCGTAGATCCGCTCGAACCCGCCCATCACCACGCGCTCACCGAGAAGCGGCCGGTAGGCCCTTCCTCCGGCGAGGTCCACGGCCGCCTCGATGAGGCCGCCGGCGACGACCCGGTCGGCCCCCGACTGTTTGCAGTATTCGGCGCTGTGCGGCGCGGGCTCGACCACGGTGAGGTCGCACCGGCTTCCGAGCGCCCGAATGGACTTGACGACCATCGCGCCGATCACGCCCCCTCCGATGACGAGTACGCGGTCCCTGTGTCCCGGCATGTTGTCTATGACCGCCTGCAGGCCGACCGCGAGCGGCTCGGTGAGCGTCGCCGACTCGGCGCTCACGCCTTTGGGCAGGCAAAACACCTGGCTTTTATGCGCCACAACGTACTCGGCGAAACCGCCGTTCACGTCGCGGCAGATGCCGGTGAACATCCCCGGGGAAAAGGCCCCCTCCGCGAAGTTCTCACAGTTTCCCGGAATGCCCGCCGCGCAGCTGCGGCACACGGGCTTTATCCCCCGCGGCACGCAGCCGAGGAACGGCATTACCGCGACCATGTCGCCGCGCGCGCAGTTCCGGACGTCCCTGCCGGTCTCGACGACCTCGCCGCAGAACTCGTGGCCGGGCACGCAGGGAAACGAGGTGAAGGGCGACGCCGTGGGAGAATCTTTAAGCATGATGAGGTTGATGTCGCTCCCGCAGACACCGCAGAGGTGAGTTTTGATTTTGACCCACTCCGCCGAAGGAAGGGCCGGTTCGGGTATATCGGCCAGCCTGATCGTGGATAATGGTCCGGTATAACAGGACTTCGCACTGACTGGCCGAAGGGCCTGTATGGCCAGGAACTTCGCGACGTTCACGTTGAAGAGCAGCGCTTTCATAGTGTCTCCTTTCAGACCTTATTCCATCTTCAGCGCCTGGTAGAAGAGCGGCGTTGCCGGGCTCGTGACGGTCGGATCGGTCATCACGTTCACGCAGGCCGGCCTGCCCGATGCGAGCGCCCGCCTGAGGGCCGGTACGATCTCTTCGTCCTTCGTTACGAACTCGCCGTGGCCGCCAAGGCCCTCGACCATCTGGTCGTAGCGCCTCATGCCAAGCTCGGCGCACTGCAGGCGGTCGCCCCCGATCGACATCTCCTGGCTGTGCTTGATCATGCCCCAGGCGCAATCGTTGTTCACCACGACGACCACCGGAATGTTGTGCCGCACCATGGTGTCGAATTCCATGGAGTTGAACCCGAACGAACCGTCGCCGTTGAAGACCACGACCGGCCTTTCGGGACGCGCGAGCTTGGCTGCGACCCCGAAGGGGATGCCGGTCCCCAAACAGCCCAGAAGACCCGAGGCGCTGCCGATGACCCCGGCCTTCTGCCGCGTAAACAATCCCACCTGCCCGAAATAGCTGGTGTCGCCGCCGTCGACCACGTAGAGCGCATCCTCGCCCACGACCTCCTGAATCTTCGCGACAAGCCGGATCGGATGGATGGGGTCCGACGCCGTTTCGCGCGCCTTGAGCTCCGAATCTATGAACGAGTAGCTTGCCGCACGCAGGGTCTTGACCCACTCGCCATGGTTTTTCTTTTCAACGAGGGGCAGCAGGCGACCGAGCACCGAACCGACGT is a window of Spirochaetota bacterium DNA encoding:
- a CDS encoding 3-methyl-2-oxobutanoate dehydrogenase subunit VorB codes for the protein MVSKVFMSGNHAFGEAAIRAGCRSYFGYPITPQNEIGEYMAEHLPRNGGVFLQSESETAAINMVIGAAATGVRVMTSSSSPGISLKQEGISFLAGFQLPAVIVNVMRGGPGLGNIAPAQGDYFQATRGGGHGDYRTPVFAPGSLQEVADLTRVAFDVADRYRTPVMILGDGMLGQMKEPVEFPEPLVGLPEKEWALKGRGEGPSRYMASLILDVMEMERHNWELERKYQVITKNETLYEGYMLDDAKIVAVAYGTTARIAKAAIKRVRKEGVPAGLLRPITLWPFPKVPLQDLALRIEDFVVFEMSTGQMVEDVLLSLEGRGRVVFHGRPGGVVPTPVEFSRILYREYQRQVKSEK
- a CDS encoding ferredoxin family protein; translated protein: MAKTKCRVVVRSEFCKGCNLCIIYCKKGVLGPSAGLNKAGYYYASPDDEKECTGCEVCVLVCPEVAIEVYGE
- the rimI gene encoding ribosomal protein S18-alanine N-acetyltransferase — its product is MKIRNALDSDLDTVYSLENEWMQSPWTRMGFENELSNTFSHFVVVENEDGIAGYAVAWEVSGEIQLNRIVVRGDLRRRGFGRALLGHLLREMRPPDAGRVLLEVRARNDAARCFYRAAGFIETGLRKRYYGDDDAVLMERTI
- the yihA gene encoding ribosome biogenesis GTP-binding protein YihA/YsxC, with product MKVKDVSFLKSVFSASAFPALPYPEFAFMGRSNVGKSSLINMLTGKRDLVKTGSRPGVTKSVNFFILNGGITLADLPGFGYARLPASVRSGFLPLIHSYIRNRDNLRLVFLLIDIRRLPGDFELEMITLLAERGVPVAVVATKCDKFTRGKRSASARAIADALSVGVDSVFFSSAKTNDGRKEMLGLIDEYSRAKAVE
- a CDS encoding response regulator, translating into MYNILVVDFSPDRETIARIFREAGYAVIACESAFDAMAKLKSNDFDLIVSEVELPGDNAFDLYNYINTYYPFIPAIMITEKDIDTFFEHIFREGIGNVLRKPLREKELVSLARKLITRKNIFGLDNYMDAPAEGIRKIRINASDQIRPAITALLQQFEEWSVKVKNKSVLNLILNELIINSVYHSHGHTKEKEERLPVKLKKGEFVDLFFSQNEQGYGISITDYKGNLTKQKILESIRRAVEESQMILRAFETGEEISDKVSETGRGIDLVRKLTTEYYFVIRNKVRTEIILLFDREPPAGYETHSSLKIIEDPN
- a CDS encoding sodium:solute symporter, whose product is MTIDIAVIVLYIVIINIIGLRFSGGTSVRDYFLGNRSVHWGLVCLSIVATETSSLSFISIPGLAYASGTGFIQVTFGYLLGRVLVAAFLLPKYFQGEYETVYEFLQRRFGQASRKTVSVIFHVTRLFADSVRLFATAIPLTVMIGWDYRLSLAVIGAATFIYTFYGGIRAVIVTDALQLALYLFCVGLGLWCVMEELALSFGGIFALIPAADLSFISTGLGGVAGKLFGSYNLFTGIIGGAFLSFASHGTDHLLVQRVLACRDMESARKAMIGSGLVVIAQIALFLLFGLFIKVLLDARPFASSDSVVPYFIVNHLPVGLRGLMLAGIFAAAMSTLSSSINSLSSSTALDLLRLDERSIPERKKVAVARGIALFWTLAIIGVSMLFHDSKNPLVEVGLSIASVTYGGMLGIFVLGRFTSGVDDRAALCGVFAGVATVTAVMAFTGLFWLWYVAVGFFVCLAVAFAAGRAFSLGLR
- a CDS encoding TetR/AcrR family transcriptional regulator; amino-acid sequence: MEKQEKGAARTKAPAQRNNKDIINLRRTQLTAAAYRVVSRKGYYNFTIKDIAREAGLSTGLVHYYFKDKQELLFTLLKEMNTNLRVYLNRALAKSDDPREKLSIFLDQAFNLVEREKDYFHVLIDFWTQINHNERIRRANVKLFESFRIEVGAILNEGIRDGIFRRVDVPYIAMVIVSLIQGAIIQYVLDRAAFNYAEYTGRIKAQVMEMMLKKAR
- a CDS encoding TetR/AcrR family transcriptional regulator; this translates as MSAARKRRIPEEASGKYHKDTFDKISDKKREKIIKISTVEFAEKGFNGANVNVIANKAGISIGSMYNYFSSKEHLFLTIVDEGYKLLEEAFAGADLANGDIFQKLETIIRVAQRHSRSHPQFVQLYQDITTESLAHLSARLSRKIENISAVFYRNYLMEAKAQGLVDPAIDVRVASYCIDNIIVLMQFSYTSEYYKERLLTFIGEDALEDDERVIKGMVDFIRRAIGVRK